A segment of the Myotis daubentonii chromosome 6, mMyoDau2.1, whole genome shotgun sequence genome:
tccctcctccctctcgcTCACACACACCCCCGCCTGGGCCTCCTCTCTCTCCGGCTCCATTTTCTCCGCCGCCGGGGGCCGGGGTCTCCTGTGGGGGCCCCGCCGGTACCCCAGGTCTCCCTTCAGAGCCGGGGTGAACCCCCGGGGGAGCCAGGAGACGGGGAGACGGGCGGGGGTCGGGGCGGAGGGAGCAGCGGCCCCGGCGAGTTTGGGGGGAAGTAacccggcgggggaggggcgggacggGGAGGGGGCCTCTGGGCCCCCCCCACTATGGACGAGCGGCTGCTGGGGCCGCCCCCTccaggcgggggccgggggggcctggggctggtgggTGCGGAGCCTGGGGGCCCTGGCGAGCCTCCCGGTGGCGGCGACCccggcgggggtggcgggggggtccCGGGAGGCCGAGGGAAGCAAGACATCGGGGACATTCTGCAGCAGATAATGACCATCACGGACCAGAGCCTGGACGAGGCCCAGGCCAAGTGagtgccccgcccccaccccacacagaCCGGCCGGAGCCCATTCACAAGCCCGGTCTCGGAACCCCCAACTCCAGGATCCCACAGCTCTCTCCTCCTTGCTCCCGGAACCCCCAGATAAGTGACTCCTTTCAAACCTTTCTTCACCCCCAGGCCCTGAAACCTTAAAGAGGGGAACCCCAGGTGGTCTCACCCCCTCTCCTAACCTCTCACTGACCCCCCAGCCCCCTGACCCACCCTTCCCTCTCCAGAGCCCCTCTGGCTCCTCCCCTGACGCTCCACtcagcccacccctcccctgcagacctgggggcctccacacccctccccagagttcctgcctctcccctgggccagggcccagcctccctgtgtcctcacccccccacccccctcagcccaggaccctCCACACACATCTCTGCTGATCCCTCCACTTTAGCTcgcacccctaacccctctctgGAACCTCAAACTGACTCTTCTCCCCAGtctccttctctttttctgaaaTCGACCTAGTCACCTTCATATCTGCAGTCACCCCCACACTCCCCCTCTGCACCCTAGACCGTCTCCCAcagcccccagctgcccacagggccttcagcctgctgcccccaccttccctcggTGGTGGGTGCCAAGCAGCTTCCCCACGTCCCCATTTTGGGAGCTGATCTCGCCCCAagaaccccacccccatccacccccagcccctttcTACCCGCCTGCTTGTTCCCAGGCTCCCCCCACCCTCGTGGTCCCCCTGCACGTTCCTGTAGCTAAACTTTCCTCTCTTGTTCCTCCAAGGAAACACGCCCTGAACTGCCACCGAATGAAGCCAGCACTCTTCAGCGTCCTGTGTGAGATCAAGGAGAAGACTGGTACGCGGGGAACCGTTCCCCATACGCTCAGGCCAAGAGTTAGACAGCGTGGAGCCCCGAGGAGAGTGGGGGTCAGAGAGGTGTCCAGGGGGTACTGGGGAGGGAACCAAAGAAACTCGGGTCTCAGGAGGGCAGAGAACTGGGTGTGGGGGTCCCCGGGTCCCTAAGTCCACTCGCCCGCGCTAGGCCTCAGCATCCGAAGCTCGCAGGAGGAGGAGCCCGTGGACCCCCAGCTTATGCGCTTGGACAACATGCTTCTGGCAGAAGGTGTGGCTGGGCCTGAGAAAGGGGGGGGCTCCGCAGCGGCAGCTGCAGCCGCAGCAGCTTCCGGGGGCGGCGTGTCCCCTGACAACTCCATCGAACACTCGGACTATCGCAGCAAGCTCGCCCAGATCCGCCACATCTACCACTCGGAGCTGGAGAAGTATGAGCAGGTGAGGCGAGGCGGCTGGAGTGGGTGGCGGGGCTTCCTCACGGGGGACCCCGAGGCCAAAGGGCTCCTCACAGCCCACCGGCCCCCCTGCAGGCATGCAACGAGTTCACGACCCACGTCATGAACCTGCTGCGGGAGCAGAGCCGCACGCGGCCCGTGGCGCCCAAGGAGATGGAGCGCATGGTGAGCATCATCCACCGGAAGTTCAGCGCCATCCAGATGCAGCTCAAGCAGAGCACCTGCGAGGCCGTCATGATCCTGCGCTCCCGGTTCCTGGACGCCAGGTGGGCCCGGGGGCCCAggctgcccgcccgcccggctcCTTCCCGTCCTCCAAGCCCCGCCGCCCCCAGGGCCCCAGAGCCTGCAGCAGAGACCCTGCCGGCCCGGCAGTCCTCAccgcccttctccctcctctgtaGACGGAAACGCCGCAACTTCAGCAAACAGGCCACCGAGGTCCTAAATGAGTATTTCTATTCCCACCTGAGCAACCCGTATCCCAGTGAGGAGGCTAAGGAGGAGCTCGCCAAGAAGTGTGGCATCACCGTCTCTCAGGTACGGGAGGAGTTTCAGCAGGAAGCGCCGGCCCTGTGGACTGAGGGCCATACGGAGGGAAAGGTCTCCAGCTGACCCTCCTTTCTGCCCAACACCCCCCAGGTCTCCAACTGGTTTGGCAACAAGCGGATTCGCTATAAGAAAAACATCGGAAAGTTTCAAGAGGAGGCAAACATCTATGCCGTCAAGACCGCCGTGTCTGTCACCCAGGGGGGCCACAGCCGCACCAGCTCCCCGACACCCCCTTCCTCCGCAGGTGGAGCCCTCGGCCAGCCTGGCTGGCTGCTTTGCACGCTTCCTGCTTTTGTTCCCACTTCCTGTCTAGGCAGGATCATAGGGTGGGGGCTTCTGGGGGTAACAGACCAAGCTGAGATGGGGTGGGGATGTCAGGGACACAGGCCACTTCAGCCGAGTTAGGTCTTGCCTCTCTTCCAGGCAGTGGCCGGGAGGCTCAGAAGCTGGCCCTTGATGCTGGGGTTGCCGTGCGGAATGTGTGCGCAGCGGCACCCCCCACAGGGCTAGTTCCAAGGGCTTTTAGGAAACGGTGGTGTGTCTGTCTGCCACACAGACTGTTTTCGTCCCTAATTCCTTCTCTGCTCCCCCAAGGCTCTGGCGGCTCTTTCAACCTCTCAGGATCCGGAGACATGTTTCTGGGGATGCCCGGGCTCAACGGAGACTCCTACCCTGCCTCCCAGGTCAGATGCCCCTCTCCGAGCAGGTTCCCCGCCTTCAGCACGCCAGCGGTTCCTTCCGAGATGTCTCACTGTCATGCCTGCCTTTGTGCCGTAGGTGGAATCACTCCGACACGCGATGGGCCCCGGGGGCTACGGAGATAGCCTCGGGGGAGGCCAGATGTACAGCCCCCGGGAAATGAGGGTGAGCGGACCCCtgcagccccccacctccccagcaccAGTGCCTTCCCGGCAGCACTGCCCCCACTAGGTTCAGAGCTTCACCCCAACTGTCTTCTTTCCAGGCGAACGGCGGCTGGCAGGAGGCTGTGACCCCGTCCTCAGTGACGTCCCCAACAGAGGGGCCAGGGAGCGTTCATTCTGACACTTCCAACTGATCTCACCCCTCGGccacagggtgggggctcagaggGGACTCTTGATGAGAGGACAAAGGCATCCAGAGGACAAGCCCCAGACACAGGAGAAGCACAAGACGGAGAAGGGCAAATGGGGTCGCCCTCCCCCAGCCGACTCAGTGCTGGGGTTGCTGACTACATGGCAAGGAGAAGGGGGTCCCCCCTAAGGGGAAGGTGGGGTCTgtctccccttttttccccttcttttcaaGCTTTTTCTCTACCCATTTCTCACATAGAAACACACCCAGAACCCTATCTTTCAGGTCCTCTCTCTCATAGACACATACACGACTATtccgtttctctccctctttctctttttttctctctctctctctctctgggttcacccattctccctcccccaccccttatcTGCTCTGGGATCTGTGGAGATGCCAGCCTTGCCCTACCTACCGGAGATGCCAAAAATGGGGACACAACTTCTGGACAGATGACCTGGCCACGCCCcaggcctcccccctccccctccagacgGCTTTATTACCTCATATGCAGCTCATCTTAAACCAATAGAATTGCTCGGTGAACGAGAGTGTCTGACTCAGATATCTACCTCGAGGGAGTTTCTGCTACTTTAGGGAATTGGGAATTGTTAACTGGGTGTGGGGTTTGAACTTCttttttagggaagaaaaaatcCCTGGGATCCATCTGTATTTTGggggtgttttgttgttggttcttcatttttaattgagtttgGGGAAGTAGATGTTTTTATatgttgatttctttttatcttaattACTGGCTTTCCCATATTAGGGGTGATAGTGAAAGGGGTTATGATAAGAGAAAGGGGAGCCAGCAGAAGGCCCGGCTGGCTCCTGTCCACGGAAGTCATGGAGCAGGGTGCCACGCCCGCCCCCCAGATCACTTAGGTCCCCTCCTCTGCTTTAAAACCCCAGGAGTTCTCTGCTGCTGAGGCAGCTCCTGCTGCCCGTGGTGGGGAGGCAGCTGGGCGCTTGCTTGGTGGCCTGTTCTCCCTCCTGGCTCAACccttgggcagggctgggcagtcaCTTGGAGGCAGTGCCACCTTCCCCTGTgacatgcctttttttttttttttaaactatgcaggttggaggggagaagggggaagggttATTGTGAAATAAGTATGGGTTGGGGTGCTTGTGTATGTATCTCCCTCAATTTCCCCAGAAATGAGGTATCTTTGTTCTCAGTCCAAAATCATGAGGGtagggagaggacagaggctgcaAAAAGCGAGGTACAGAGGGAAGTCCAGTCACTGCTGCCCCATCCTTGGCCCTGAACCCCTCCAACATCGCCAGGATTTCACAGACTGTCACCGTGGGAACCCCTCCCGGCAAAGACCCAGCAGGACTGTGGGCAGGTTGGGACtgatgggtggggggcgggaggcacGGGCACGGGTTTGGGCAGTTCTCTCCTCACTTGTAAACTTATagtttcacaggaaaaaaaaagcagttttaaataaagaaatttttccCCTGGGTTTAGttgataattattttcaaaaacaagaaACCCCAGGAAGAAAGTATTTTTCTCTTCATAAAAGCACAAAAGGATTTTCCCTGAGTCTACCAGCCTTGCCCTCACCACCCAGGCCCCATGTTTCAGCCAGGCCTCTGCCATGGGAGACGGCCTGGCCTGAACCGTTCGGCCTGGCAACCTTGTGTCCGAAGATGGGCTCCAGTGGCCCACCAGGTAGCCCTCGGCAGACTGATGGTCAGGTTGGGGGTCCCGAGGGCCTGAGAGGCCCTAGAAGatgcactccccacccccacaaatGTGGCAGTGCCAGGGGTGGGGTGATCACTGTTTCTAGTATCTGAAGGACTCTTATCCGAGAGTCATGAATTCCTAGCATTCCCTGTGCCAGGACAGGACCAggagatgggggcaggggagagggtaCAAGCCCCACCTAGGGCAGTGGCCACAGCAGCAAGAGGCAGACAGCCAGgagcctgggcaggaggcaggatggCGGCAGGGGCAACGGCTGGAGCCTGGGTGCTGGTCCTCGGTCTGTGGGGTGAGCCACTGCCCCCACCTGTGGAAGGCG
Coding sequences within it:
- the PBX2 gene encoding pre-B-cell leukemia transcription factor 2 is translated as MDERLLGPPPPGGGRGGLGLVGAEPGGPGEPPGGGDPGGGGGGVPGGRGKQDIGDILQQIMTITDQSLDEAQAKKHALNCHRMKPALFSVLCEIKEKTGLSIRSSQEEEPVDPQLMRLDNMLLAEGVAGPEKGGGSAAAAAAAAASGGGVSPDNSIEHSDYRSKLAQIRHIYHSELEKYEQACNEFTTHVMNLLREQSRTRPVAPKEMERMVSIIHRKFSAIQMQLKQSTCEAVMILRSRFLDARRKRRNFSKQATEVLNEYFYSHLSNPYPSEEAKEELAKKCGITVSQVSNWFGNKRIRYKKNIGKFQEEANIYAVKTAVSVTQGGHSRTSSPTPPSSAGSGGSFNLSGSGDMFLGMPGLNGDSYPASQVESLRHAMGPGGYGDSLGGGQMYSPREMRANGGWQEAVTPSSVTSPTEGPGSVHSDTSN